The stretch of DNA GTTCGAGGTTCAGCAGTTCGGCCATCATCCCGACCATGCGTGGCGCGGAGATGGTCTGGTCCTGCCCGATCGGCAGCGGGCGGTCGTCGTAGGCGTCGCGCCGCCGCTGCTCGGGGACGAACTCGTGGCGCGGGACGGTCCGCATCGCGTCGAGGACGGCCCCGTCGTCGACCCGGGTATTCCGGAGGCGCTGGACCAGGCGCTCGCGGGCGTCGTCGGGGTCGAACCCGGCCATCCTACCAGGCGGACCAGGCCGTCGTGGACTCGTCGCGGACGTACAACCGGTTGATGTCTTTCGCCTCGGCGCTGTCGCCGTCGAAGTCGAGCTTGCCGTGGTCGTAGCCGTGGGCGTCCTCCCGGATGTGGATGCCCTCGACGGTGAACTCCTCGTCGCCCAGCTGGTCGGTCTCGCCCACGACGAACTCGTAGTCGCCCGGCACCTGGAGCTTGAAGCTCTCGGTCTCGTCGTGCTGGCCGTCCTTCGGGTGCATCGTCACGTTGACCGCGACGTTGCCGACCGCCCGGGACCAGATGGTCTCGACGGCCTCGACGGGGGCCTCTTCCGTCCGGCCCTCGTCGGTCTCCAGACTCGTGATGCGGGCGGTGACGACCGCCGCGTCGGTCTCCAGCAGGAACTCCTCGCCGACGGCCAGCTGCTCCTCTTCGGGGACGTCGACCTGTGCGGTGAACGAGTCCCCGTCCTGGGAGACGACGACGTCCCGTTGCAGGGTGGTCTCGTCGGGCAGTTGCTCCTTGTGGACGTGGTCGCAGTCGGTACAGCGGACGGTGACCTGCCCGCCGGGTTTGAGGACCTCGTGAACCGTCTCGAGGCCCGGCGAACAGGCCGGACAGGGGAGCGCGATGCGCTCGCCCGGTGTGACGTCAGTCATAGGAGGCCGTTGACGGCCCGGGCCTAAATGGTCGTCGTCCCGGCCGAGCCGCGGCCGACGCCTCAGCCCACCACCTCGAAGACGGCGACGAGGTAGTACACCGACACCGCGAGCATCACCGCGCCGGTCGCCCGGTTGACCAGCGACCGGTGTCGGGTGAGTGCCCCCAGTACCCGGGACTGCCAGCGGTCCGAGACGAGCGCCAGCGTGACCAACGGCGCGGCGATGCCGCCGCCGAACGCGAGGAAGTTCGCCAGGCTCCCGACCGGGTCGGTAAAGAGGAACGAGCGCGCCAGGAAGACGGCGACGAAGCCCGGATTGCAGGGGACGACGATGGCCCCGAAGAACGCGCCGTAGCCGAACGCCGACGCGACCGGGTGATTGGTCTGTGGGGGCTCGACGCTCGGGACGAACCGTCCGAACTCGACGTCCGCCAGCAGGAGGAGACTCGCCGCCCCCAGCAGCGCGAACGCCGCCGGCGAGACGACGCCGACGACGTCGGTCAGCGAGGTCTGCAACAGCGTCGTGAACACGAGCCCCAGTCCGAGCATCGACGCCAGGACGCCGGCCGCGACCAGGCCGCCCAGCACGCCGATCGACAGCCGCCCCTCGTTCGTCCGGTTCGAGAGATAGGCGAGAAAGCCGGGATACAGCGGGAGGACACAGACGGCCGTCAGCGGGGTCGCAAGCCCGAGCGCGAACGTGCCGGCGAGCTGGGTCGCTGTGACCATCTCAGCACTCGTCGACGGCCGCCGCGATGTCGCCGGCGGACTTGACGCCCCGTCCCGACAGCAGGGCCGCGTCGCCGTCCGGACAGACCCGGGCGACCGGGGCCGCGGGCGGGCTGGTGACCACGGTGCCGAACTCGTCGACCAGCGCCGAGGTCACGTCCGTCGGCGCGACGGCGTACCGCCAGTCGAAGCCGTGCTCCGCGGCGTGTTTCCGGACCGTCTCGGCGCTCTCGTTGGGGTCGACGTTGACGCTGATCGGGACCGCGTCGGGGTCGTCGGCCGCGAAGGTCGCGAGGTGCTGTTGCTGGCGGGTACAGACGGGACACCAGACCGCGAAGAACTCCAGGATAACCGGCGCGTCGGCGAGTCCGGCGACGGTGAACGTCTCGCCGGTCGTCACGTCGGTCAGCTCCGCCGTCCGCCAGTCCACCTGCGCCTCGGTCGCAGTCCGCGTGGTGGCGTCGGTCGCCGCCTCCGTCGGCTCGGTCGTCCCCGTCGCGTCCCCCTCGCTCCCCGTCGAGCTACACCCCGCAGCCGCCGCCAGCCCCGCCGCCGTCGCCCCGAGGACCGCCCTGCGTGAGCGTTCGCTGTCGTCCATACACTCTCCTCGGCCAACCGGGGAATATTCGTTGTCCGAATTCCGTTCAAACTCCGCACAGCCGCGGTAGTTTTATTGATCCCCGATCGAGCGTCCAGTCCGCGCGCTCGTCGCCCCGCTCACTCACTCCGCGGAAGCGCCACTTCCGCGCCGTCCGCGTACACGGTCGGCTCGGTCAGGATCCCGTCGAGGTGGACCGGCGCGTGCGTGTCGCCGCCGATGGCGTGGTCGTCGCCGACCGCGATGTGGACGGTGCCCCCGGCCTTCTCGTCGAGCAGGACCGAGCCGACCAGCTCCGTGACGGCGACGTTGGTCCCGATGCCGAGTTCGGCGAGGTTGTAGGCGTCCCGGCCCACCTCCTCGGCGGCCGCCGCCAGTTCCGCGCGGACGGCGTCGTCGCTCACCTCGGTGACGTAGCCGTCCTCGACCTCGAACCGGAGCCGCTGCCCGTCGAGCTTCCC from Haloarcula litorea encodes:
- a CDS encoding TlpA family protein disulfide reductase, giving the protein MDDSERSRRAVLGATAAGLAAAAGCSSTGSEGDATGTTEPTEAATDATTRTATEAQVDWRTAELTDVTTGETFTVAGLADAPVILEFFAVWCPVCTRQQQHLATFAADDPDAVPISVNVDPNESAETVRKHAAEHGFDWRYAVAPTDVTSALVDEFGTVVTSPPAAPVARVCPDGDAALLSGRGVKSAGDIAAAVDEC
- a CDS encoding cytochrome c biogenesis protein CcdA, producing the protein MVTATQLAGTFALGLATPLTAVCVLPLYPGFLAYLSNRTNEGRLSIGVLGGLVAAGVLASMLGLGLVFTTLLQTSLTDVVGVVSPAAFALLGAASLLLLADVEFGRFVPSVEPPQTNHPVASAFGYGAFFGAIVVPCNPGFVAVFLARSFLFTDPVGSLANFLAFGGGIAAPLVTLALVSDRWQSRVLGALTRHRSLVNRATGAVMLAVSVYYLVAVFEVVG
- a CDS encoding HVO_0476 family zinc finger protein: MTDVTPGERIALPCPACSPGLETVHEVLKPGGQVTVRCTDCDHVHKEQLPDETTLQRDVVVSQDGDSFTAQVDVPEEEQLAVGEEFLLETDAAVVTARITSLETDEGRTEEAPVEAVETIWSRAVGNVAVNVTMHPKDGQHDETESFKLQVPGDYEFVVGETDQLGDEEFTVEGIHIREDAHGYDHGKLDFDGDSAEAKDINRLYVRDESTTAWSAW